In Stigmatopora argus isolate UIUO_Sarg chromosome 10, RoL_Sarg_1.0, whole genome shotgun sequence, the following proteins share a genomic window:
- the n4bp2l2 gene encoding NEDD4-binding protein 2-like 2 codes for MSQADSSSVQNSADGEQSTEAVKIESTDVQRVLKEVGLTSATFIGPTFPSEKKINDSLNDFYKELQEIDSQAQKEQDFLVQPETSISTPLENLSWQGNVANSPTEGRSRPPEKHMSRPHWYKNEPYSIPRNHHHYYPSPAFHPSPDARSFHNFRQPSFPNSHNFHPPPFRDHRYPSRFPPFPRYPSVPRYNHPNWDFDDGGSSYGSGWCQEAPQCYFSEDQSHQQPYDESSSYVLILMRGLPGSGKTTMARTLLPSGPSGLILSTDDYFVHNDGYRYEPSLLGEAHVWNHRRASDAMHDGHSPIIIDNTNLQAWEMKPYVQMALQMGYRVDFCEPNTSWKYDPHELEKRNKHGVTQEKIAQMLDRFSNPISVDVVLSSQEPQHVHQRR; via the exons ATGTCGCAGGCTGATTCCTCATCCGTCCAAAACTCTGCCGATGGGGAACAAAGCACTGAAGCTGTCAAAATAGAATCTACAGATGTCCAACGCGTTTTAAAGGAAGTGGGACTAACCAGCGCCACCTTTATCGGTCCCACCTTTCCCTCAGAAAAGAAGATTAACGACTCTCTGAATGACTTTTACAAAGAGCTTCAAGAAATTGACAGCCAGGCTCAAAAGGAACAGGATTTTTTAGTTCAACCGGAAACATCGATAAGCACCCCTCTAGAAAACCTTTCCTGGCAAGGGAATGTTGCAAACTCCCCCACGGAGGGGAGAAGCAGACCCCCAGAAAAACACATGTCCCGGCCTCACTGGTACAAAAACGAGCCTTATTCCATTCCACgaaatcatcatcattattatccaTCACCAGCCTTCCACCCGTCACCGGATGCCAGATCATTCCACAATTTCCGGCAGCCTTCTTTCCCAAATTCCCACAATTTTCACCCCCCTCCCTTCAGGGACCACCGCTATCCCTCCAGATTCCCACCGTTCCCCAGGTACCCATCGGTCCCTCGTTATAATCATCCAAACTGGGATTTTGACGATGGTGGTAGTAGCTACGGTTCCGGTTGGTGCCAGGAAGCACCGCAGTGTTATTTCAGTGAAGACCAATCCCATCAACAGCCCTATGACGAGTCTTCATCTTATGTCCTCATTCTCATGAGAGGCCTTCCGGGTTCAGGGAAAACAACAATGGCGAG GACACTGTTGCCGAGCGGTCCCAGCGGGCTCATCTTAAGTACCGACGACTACTTCGTACATAATGACGGCTACCGCTACGAGCCAAGCCTTCTCGGAGAGGCGCACGTGTGGAACCATAGAAGAG CTTCCGACGCCATGCATGACGGCCACTCTCCCATCATCATCGACAACACCAACCTGCAGGCCTGGGAGATGAAGCCTTATGTGCAAATG GCCTTGCAGATGGGATACAGAGTGGACTTTTGTGAACCAAACACCAGCTGGAAGTATGATCCCCATGAGCTAGAGAA GAGGAACAAACACGGTGTGACTCAAGAGAAGATTGCTCAGATGCTGGATCGCTTTTCTAATCCCATCTCAGTCGACGTGGTGTTGAGTTCTCAAGAACCGCAACACGTCCACCAGAGACGCTAA
- the brca2 gene encoding breast cancer type 2 susceptibility protein: MHEHLTDEIWKELGPVDPDWFQLLTTQASSREENISDQEELCPNQEGNIKKLEETSASRVESQQFSTPKVFRRRNFVSPDAEDQQQGKETSPWGARSPCLFQSFKDASNYGLVQSHNPDCFGLLNTPLKSPASYAQRISESLGANLNPDISWTSSLNTPSALPSTIILSDREESPRPGTFALSGTVLMVRKLFPSLSNANQNEAENNDSFPVALQADSPEAGPRPESRGSPQNTQELPDAINGDRGIHSPLSESFADMNSELKMVKSSEQGQSAQEQDINHPVEVEASQWSPLSFTDIPATSISPLMDNKCKTQTEGDRTPGQTVKPAFKSTGFTKKKAKFIYTIDKKKHSLNNFTQGHDVELFQTSDEKSRRFHEGDRKKELQEREIVTEEKLPPLLQPNTQDLDMSQLCRVFAKDFSQMTHQGEPPKVAPQPHTFSPSACLTALKVVRQKNPNLVRVELEAPPQETIVEVMAFDSGFLSAVTDVSHLTATHSEKPSTSHCWTLQTTSTEQNEAEVSVETPAKDTLTQRASSPEVLTRHLVSVPSRIRVKIGKTVSAFKTASDKAIKISASNLQKAERLFDETSHQEPVKVVFDEEIPTTSSAGSCPVTVSKKFLSQEVDENSRGTEETLEGFSSSVQKAENAPKNQVDMNTTAYKDDQSTRSDGAPNKEILSSFVSSYPIKLPLTKESLQGASLSVTMVKNAPEMSGNVNTVACRGDQPENCNHEEEIAPTSTLDPLEQNRDNCQLTASQKADVKELCSLLEEAESQFEFTQFTTTKLKPLDQENVAPIEADKELDPGFLSGIDFDDSFSTEANEKANSIAQEKAKLQVPDVIREPPTAHPIQKENTITKGLQTGDKSVSKKCLKKIKHLFQDFQENIQSHLSTVSQKNVFIDSYNAEPLSTFANVGPSSSTLSNSVSITSHSSSSSGFFTAAGKHLSVSAEAISKAKHLFDEDEQLKPGSLSQIKHVDHCPSGFQTAGGKQVAISSAALKKAKSLLDDCIEIKEPQVGFSSRNSENQLVDVKPGIADFPFDNFGSGVKTSFAKQGISAHVSNPSLGGVSSFMSGGGFSTASGKEVCISEAAIEKNQQILREDPEDPFTEMKHGSFSDVDQHPGGFQTAGGNLVAVSSSALQKAKFLLDDCDPSEFPSDTGKPVLTKTAIAKNTDGKNTNAAPTLESKNVWRCKNEDNFKKPPSLDVGGSSWSGGGFSTASGKKVSVSAAALVKARHLLQKDQEDAPSTNMKSVNWAGGFETPGGKQVAGPSSTKVENHSNPSLDVIGSSLSGGGFSTASGKKVSVSAAALVKARHLLQKDQEDASSTNMKSGNFSGAEGVNSWAGGFETPGGKQVAGPSSTKVENHSNPSLDVFSSSLSGGGFSTASGKKVSVSATAMVKARQLLQEVQENDSSTNMKHGSFSGRVDNWAGGFQTAGGQQVAVSSAALKKAKSLFDDCGPLEKNPASKSSYSPSSSFLSGKENPGAFSGKRYDVKQVNDGHKETLDYCFSNAFAQNDHFKDVNTVGMSEKDQERSQTKANLPDVKFGNVKAAQFMDVESIGQSNNLTNIAKPTSEIFLSSLCGGGFCTASGKNVSVSEEALTKANSFFNDDCDKNNKSLQDDKKHSLQNVGLTSTSEARKKAKSFFMESQEAMADAPQTSTPISGSFSLASGKKILVSDNRMSPLDESLARDKKPATAETNAREGQKILQKFDSEISKTTEEPSVVNFQSLDLINCTETQQLFLAQEALDCTKALLQDESVAGESMTLGNVLAQNDSNGTPEKETCGKRLAEDADLNDQPPLKRRLLEEFDRSLDTPGRSKLCPQRSFHNGLAKDRPAFNYNLSLGPHVTTPHRDGLGYIEGAASPKRTLQASPTGLTSIPPFFKKTEGRPRNCNTKTRPAFVPPFKRENITIEQSSTKPYNSNTTSEASCTTALDHLFSDQSPPAVSTWSQGTALEKIVLAQNIQDMRIRKKKRQTIKPLPGSLFRTKSLGETRISLKDLVHGRTPGRYTQKQLYEYGVHHHVCKITSENAEAFRFHLEMFFNKEALADESGVQLADGGHLVASKDGMAGKEQFFKALCDVPGVDPKLLSDVWVYNHYRWIVWKLASMERSFPETLGGLCLTPERVLLQLKYRYDLEVDHSRRPALRKIVEKDDTATKTLVLCVCGVVSKGQSENLCAVVWVTDGWYAVKAQLDEPLSARLRRGRLAVGGKIIVHGAQLVGSQDGCAPLEAPESLMLKIFANGTRPARWDTKLGFYKDPRPFTLPLSSLYGNGGHVGCADILVLRSYPVQWMERKSEGGVVFRSTRAEEKEAVRYNGQKQKAMEVLYAKIQAELEQEDDENKPQVRRRTLNHRDIAGLKDGQELHEAVGDDMAGLEAQLSEKQLETLQAYRRCLMDKKQAEMQDRYRRATEKNTEDDRASCLLRDVTPVWRLCIADSLNPAGNIYQFNIWRPSPDLQALLKEGRRYKVYNLATSERKKRGSVATLQLTATKSTQFQDLQTSSELLSACFQPRVSTDFVALQNMDFDPLCGEVDLTGCVVRLMDGQGPSPAFYLVDCNMNFLKVRCFNSLLQAGLVEVVKPNVMLALSNIQLRGQSTQPTPVVYAGDLATFSTNPKEEHLQQGLDRLRNRLRDQDNFFQCAEEKLSELLKSDVWSLDSAPSLPPKTPTTPQERTTVPSCAVTDASLPRNTPQQAVRSLRCFTPVSRNLQSKPSSLEKDPRSLKRRKAVDYLSCIPSPPSLLHPTVPSASPSVRKTFNPPRRIATPQTLTPVDTPTRVSVGPPQEKEEGFVRDQELAMIDTQALLL; encoded by the exons ATGCACGAACATTTGACAGACGAAATATGGAAAG AGTTGGGTCCGGTGGACCCTGATTGGTTCCAATTGTTGACCACCCAGGCATCATCTCGGGAAGAAAACATCTCGGATCAAGAAGAATTGTGTCCAAACCAGGAGGGAAACATCAAAAAATTGGAGGAAACTTCTGCGTCGAGGGTGGAAAGTCAACAGTTTTCAACTCCCAAAGTGTTCCGACGCCGGAATTTTGTGTCGCCGGATGCCGAGGACCAGCAACAGG GGAAGGAGACCTCGCCATGGGGTGCCAGGAGTCCATGTCTGTTTCAGAGTTTCAAAGATGC TTCAAATTATGGCCTCGTGCAGTCACACAATCCAGACTGTTTTG GTTTGCTTAACACACCACTCAAGTCCCCA GCCAGCTACGCCCAACGCATATCCGAAAGCCTGGGCGCCAACCTAAACCCCGACATATCGTGGACCAGCTCTCTGAATACACCATCCGCTTTGCCTTCCACCATCATTTTAT CTGATAGAGAGGAAAGTCCTCGCCCCGGGACATTTGCTTTGAGTGGCACCGTTTTG ATGGTCCGGAAACTTTTTCCTTCACTTTCCAACGCGAACCAAAATGAAGCGGAAAACAATGACTCTTTTCCTGTGGCTCTACAAG CGGATTCTCCCGAGGCTGGCCCTCGTCCAGAGTCCCGAGGGTCCCCTCAGAATACTCAGGAGCTGCCAGATGCCATTAACGGGGACAGGGGGATCCACAGCCCATTGTCGGAGTCTTTTGCTGACATGAATTCAGAACTGAAGATGGTGAAGAGCTCTGAACAAGGACAATCTGCTCAAGAGCAAGACATAAATCATCCAGTAGAAGTTGAAGCCTCACAGTGGTCCCCTTTGAGTTTTACAGACATTCCAGCCACCTCAATTAGTCCACTTATGGACAACAAATGCAAAACTCAGACAGAGGGTGATCGTACTCCTGGTCAGACAGTCAAGCCAGCTTTTAAATCAACTGGATTTACTAAGAAAAAGGCTAAATTCATTTACACCATTGACAAGAAAAAGCACTCGCTGAACAACTTCACTCAAG GTCATGATGTTGAGCTGTTTCAGACGTCTGATGAAAAATCGAGAAGATTCCACGAAGGTGATAGAAAGAAAGAGCTTCAAGAACGAGAAATTGTCACTGAAGAAAAATTGCCTCCCTTGCTTCAGCCTAATACCCAGGATTTGGACATGTCCCAGCTTTGCCGAGTCTTCGCAAAAGATTTTAGTCAAATGACCCACCAGGGTGAACCGCCCAAAGTGGCTCCCCAACCTCACACCTTCTCTCCGTCAGCCTGTCTTACCGCGTTGAAAGTTGTtcgacaaaaaaacccaaatcttGTAAGAGTTGAACTTGAAGCTCCTCCCCAGGAGACCATTGTTGAGGTAATGGCGTTTGACAGCGGCTTCCTGTCAGCCGTTACCGACGTCTCACATCTGACTGCTACCCACTCCGAGAAACCCAGTACAAGTCACTGTTGGACTTTACAGACGACAAGTACAGAACAAAATGAAGCTGAGGTTTCAGTTGAAACACCCGCCAAAGATACATTAACCCAACGAGCCAGCAGTCCCGAAGTCTTAACCCGCCATTTGGTTTCAGTTCCATCCAGAATTCGTGTAAAGATAGGTAAGACTGTTTCTGCTTTCAAAACTGCTTCTGACAAAGCGATAAAGATATCGGCATCCAACCTGCAGAAGGCTGAACGCCTTTTTGACGAGACCAGCCATCAAGAACCAGTCAAAGTCGTCTTTGACGAGGAAATTCCGACAACGTCTTCTGCGGGGAGTTGCCCAGTAACTGTTTCCAAAAAGTTTCTGAGTCAAGAAGTTGATGAAAATAGTCGAGGTACAGAGGAGACACTGGAAGGCTTCTCTTCGTCCGTCCAAAAAGctgaaaatgctccaaaaaatCAAGTAGATATGAACACAACTGCATATAAAGATGATCAATCCACCAGATCAGACGGTGCTCCCAATAAGGAAATTCTGTCATCTTTTGTCTCAAGTTATCCGATAAAACTTCCTTTGACCAAGGAATCGCTTCAAGGTGCCTCTTTATCTGTCACGATGGTAAAAAATGCTCCAGAAATGTCTGGAAACGTGAATACAGTCGCATGTCGGGGTGACCAACCAGAGAATTGCAACCATGAAGAAGAAATTGCCCCAACGTCAACTCTAGATCCGTTGGAACAAAATCGTGACAACTGCCAATTGACCGCCTCACAAAAGGCTGACGTGAAAGAGTTGTGCTCGCTCCTGGAAGAAGCAGAAAGCCAGTTTGAATTCACACAGTTTACAACCACTAAGTTGAAACCTCTGGATCAAGAAAATGTCGCCCCAATAGAAGCGGACAAAGAACTCGACCCCGGCTTCCTATCCGGGATTGATTTTGACGACAGCTTTAGCACGGAAGCAAATGAGAAAGCTAACTCGATAGCACAAGAAAAAGCAAAACTCCAAGTACCTGATGTCATACGGGAGCCTCCAACAGCTCATCCAATCCAAAAAGAAAACACGATCACTAAAGGATTGCAAACAGGCGacaaaagtgtttccaaaaagtGCCTGAAGAAAATCAAACATTTATTCCAGGATTTTCAGGAAAACATTCAATCACATTTGTCGACCGTCTCTCAGAAAAACGTCTTCATAGACAGTTACAACGCGGAACCACTCAGTACTTTTGCTAATGTAGGACCCTCTTCTTCAACATTGTCAAATTCTGTCTCCATTACTAGCCACTCAAGCTCTAGTTCTGGCTTTTTCACAGCTGCTGGGAAACATTTATCCGTGTCCGCCGAGGCTATATCCAAGGCCAAACATCTTTTCGATGAGGATGAACAATTGAAACCAGGAAGCCTTTCACAAATCAAACATGTTGACCATTGTCCAAGTGGATTCCAAACAGCTGGGGGTAAACAGGTTGCCATTTCCTCAGCTGCTCTGAAGAAAGCTAAATCTTTGCTTGATGATTGTATAGAAATAAAGGAACCACAAGTCGGGTTCTCATCAAGGAATAGTGAGAACCAGTTGGTTGACGTTAAGCCTGGGATAGCTGACTTTCCCTTTGACAACTTCGGCTCTGGCGTGAAGACGAGTTTTGCAAAACAAGGAATTTCTGCACATGTTTCAAATCCATCTTTAGGTGGGGTTTCTTCTTTCATGAGTGGCGGTGGTTTTTCTACTGCCAGTGGAAAGGAGGTTTGCATTTCGGAGGCAGCCAttgaaaaaaaccaacaaatcTTGCGAGAAGACCCCGAGGACccgttcacagaaatgaaacatgGAAGCTTCTCAGATGTTGACCAACATCCTGGCGGATTCCAGACAGCTGGAGGCAATCTGGTCGCTGTTTCTTCTTCTGCTCTCCAGAAGGCCAAATTTTTGCTCGATGATTGTGACCCAAGTGAGTTCCCGTCAGATACCGGGAAGCCAGTTTTAACAAAAACAGCAATTGCTAAAAATACGGACGGGAAAAACACAAACGCTGCTCCAACCTTAGAAAGCAAAAATGTATGGCGTTGTAAAAATGAggacaattttaaaaagcctccaTCGTTGGATGTTGGGGGTTCTTCTTGGAGCGGTGGTGGATTCTCAACTGCGAGTGGGAAGAAGGTATCTGTGTCTGCAGCAGCCTTGGTAAAAGCTAGACATCTTCTCCAGAAAGACCAGGAGGATGCTCCAAGTACGAACATGAAAAGTGTAAACTGGGCAGGAGGATTTGAGACACCTGGAGGCAAACAAGTTGCTGGACCAAGCAGTACAAAGGTGGAAAACCATTCAAATCCATCTTTGGATGTTATCGGTTCTTCTCTGAGTGGTGGTGGATTCTCAACTGCTAGTGGGAAGAAGGTATCTGTGTCTGCAGCAGCCTTGGTAAAAGCTAGACATCTTCTCCAAAAAGACCAAGAGGATGCTTCAAGTACGAACATGAAAAGTGGTAACTTCTCGGGAGCTGAAGGTGTCAACAGCTGGGCAGGAGGATTCGAGACACCTGGAGGCAAACAAGTTGCTGGACCAAGCAGTACGAAGGTGGAAAACCATTCAAATCCATCTTTGGATGTTTTCAGTTCTTCTCTGAGTGGTGGTGGATTTTCAACTGCTAGTGGGAAGAAGGTATCTGTGTCTGCAACAGCCATGGTAAAAGCTAGACAACTTCTCCAAGAAGTCCAAGAGAACGACTCAAGTACGAACATGAAACATGGAAGCTTCTCAGGACGTGTGGACAACTGGGCAGGAGGATTCCAGACAGCTGGAGGCCAACAAGTTGCTGTTTCTTCAGCTGCTCTTAAAAAAGCAAAGTCCTTGTTTGATGATTGTGGTCCTTTAGAGAAAAACCCAGCTAGTAAATCCAGTTATTCACCTTCAAGTTCTTTTCTGTCAGGAAAGGAGAATCCGGGAGCATTTAGTGGAAAACGGTATGACGTAAAACAAGTAAACGATGGACACAAAGAGACCTTAGATTATTGTTTTTCAAATGCATTTGCACAAAATGATCATTTCAAAGACGTGAACACTGTTGGAATGTCAGAAAAAGATCAGGAAAGAAGTCAAACAAAGGCAAATTTGCCCGACGTCAAGTTTGGAAACGTAAAAGCTGCACAATTTATGGACGTGGAAAGCATTGGGCAATCGAACAATCTGACAAACATTGCAAAGCCAACATCAGAGATTTTTTTATCTTCCTTGTGTGGCGGCGGATTCTGTACCGCTAGCGGGAAGAACGTATCAGTTTCCGAAGAAGCGCTAACCAAAGCTAATTCCTTCTTTAATGATGATTGTGACAAGAACAACAAGAGTTTGCAAGATGACAAAAAGCACAGCCTTCAAAATGTTGGGCTCACGTCTACTTCTGAAGCCCGTAAGAAGGCAAAATCCTTTTTCATGGAGTCCCAGGAAGCAATGGCAGATGCACCGCAGACGTCCACACCCATCAGCGGTAGCTTCAGCCTAgccagtgggaaaaaaatcttggtGTCAGACAACAGAATGTCCCCACTTGACGAAAGCCTTGCCAGAGACAAAAAGCCAGCGACGGCAGAAACAAACGCACGTGAGGGACAGAAAATCTTACAAAAGTTCGACAGCGAAATCAGCAAGACAACTGAGGAGCCTTCAGTGGTCAATTTCCAGTCGTTGGATTTAATAAACTGCACCGAAACGCAGCAGTTGTTCCTGGCCCAGGAAGCCTTGGATTGCACCAAAGCTTTGCTGCAGGATGAGAGTGTTGCAGGAGAGTCAATGACTTTGGGAAACGTGCTAGCACAAAACGACTCCAACGGCACCCCAGAGAAGGAAACGTGTGGAAAAAGATTAGCTGAAGACGCTGACTTGAATG ACCAGCCTCCTCTGAAAAGAAGACTATTGGAGGAATTTGACAGATCTTTGGACACTCCAGGACGATCAAAACTGTGCCCGCAAAGAAGTTTTCATAATG gtcTTGCAAAAGACAGGCCAGCGTTCAACTACAACCTCTCTCTCGGCCCGCACGTCACCACACCTCACAG AGACGGCTTAGGCTACATTGAAGGTGCTGCATCACCAAAAAGGACTCTGCAGGCGTCCCCGACAGGGTTGACTTCTATCCCTCCCTTTTTTAAGAAGACAGAGGGGCGACCGAGAAATTGTAACACAAAAACACGTCCAGCTTTTGTTCCTCCTTTCAAAAGAGAAAACATAACAATCGAGCAGAGCTCCACAAAACCGTATAATAGCAACACTACCAGTGAGGCCTCTTGCACAACTGCGTTAGACCATCTCTTCTCCGATCAAAGCCCTCCCGCTGTCTCGACCTGGagtcaag GGACGGCGCTCGAGAAAATCGTGCTAGCACAAAATATTCAAGACATGAGGATCAGGAAAAAGAAACGCCAGACAATAAAACCTTTGCCGGGCAGTTTGTTTCGAACTAAAAGCTTGGGGGAGACAAGGATTTCTTTAAAAGATTTGGTACATGGAAGGACTCCTGGCAGGTATACCCAGAAACAG cTTTATGAGTATGGAGTGCATCACCATGTGTGCAAGATCACCAGCGAGAACGCGGAGGCCTTCCGCTTCCACCTCGAGATGTTCTTCAATAAAGAAGCTCTCGCAGATGAAAGTGGTGTTCAACTTGCGGACGGTGGCCACCTGGTTGCCAGCAAGGATGGGATGGCTGGCAAAGAGCAGTTCTTTAA AGCTTTGTGCGACGTGCCCGGTGTGGATCCTAAACTCCTGAGTGACGTATGGGTGTACAATCACTACAGGTGGATTGTGTGGAAGCTGGCCTCCATGGAGAGGTCCTTCCCAGAAACACTTGGGGGTCTGTGCCTCACGCCCGAGAGGGTTCTGCTACAACTCAAGTATAG GTATGACTTGGAGGTGGACCACAGCCGCCGGCCGGCGCTGCGGAAGATTGTGGAAAAGGACGACACGGCGACCAAAACTTTAGTTCTCTGCGTCTGCGGGGTGGTCTCAAAAGGCCAATCGGAGAACCTGTGTGCGGTCGTATGGGTGACAGATGGCTGGTACGCCGTGAAAGCCCAACTGGATGAGCCTTTGAGCGCTCGGCTCCGCCGGGGTCGACTGGCCGTCGGCGGGAAGATCATCGTCCACGGCGCGCAGCTGGTGGGATCGCAAGACGGGTGCGCGCCGCTGGAGGCGCCCGAGTCACTCATGTTGAAG aTTTTCGCTAACGGCACTAGACCTGCTCGATGGGACACCAAACTGGGGTTTTACAAGGATCCTCGACCGTTTACGCTCCCTCTGTCTTCGCTGTACGGCAATGGAGGACATGTCGGATGCGCGGATATCTTGGTGCTAAGAAGTTACCCTGTACAG TGGATGGAGAGGAAGTCTGAGGGAGGCGTGGTTTTCCGTTCTACTCGCGCCGAAGAGAAGGAGGCAGTTCGTTACAACGGCCAAAAGCAGAAGGCCATGGAGGTGCTCTATGCTAAGATTCAAGCCGAGTTGGAACAGGAGGACGACG AAAACAAACCTCAAGTCAGAAGGCGGACTTTAAATCATCGGGATATTGCAGGTCTGAAGGATGGGCAGGAGCTACACGAAGCTGTGGGAGATGACATGGCTGGACTAGAA GCCCAACTGAGCGAGAAGCAGCTGGAGACTCTGCAGGCTTACCGTCGTTGCCTCATGGACAAAAAACAGGCAGAAATGCAGGACCGCTACCGTCGCGCTACCGAGAAAAACACGGAAGACGACCGGGCCAGCTGCCTTCTGAGAGACGTCACCCCCGTTTGGAGACTCTGCATCGCCGACTCTTTAAATCCTGCTGGCAACA TTTACCAATTCAATATTTGGCGGCCGTCCCCAGACCTGCAGGCCTTGTTAAAGGAAGGTCGTCGCTACAAGGTCTACAACTTGGCCACGTCGGAGAGGAAAAAGCGTGGTAGTGTTGCCACGCTTCAGCTGACCGCCACCAAGAGCACCCAATTTCAGGACCTGCAG ACATCATCAGAATTGTTATCAGCGTGTTTTCAACCCAGAGTGTCTACTGACTTTGTGGCTCTTCAAAACATGGATTTTGATCCTCTGTGTGGAGAGGTTGATTTAACTGGCTGTGTTGTCAGACTGATGGATGGACAAG GACCTTCCCCTGCCTTCTACCTGGTGGACTGCAACATGAACTTTCTGAAGGTCCGCTGTTTTAACAGCCTGCTTCAAGCTGGCCTGGTGGAAGTAGTGAAACCCAACGTTATGCTGGCTTTGAGCAACATTCAGCTGAGGGGACAGTCCACCCAACCCACCCCCGTGGTATATGCGGGAGACCTCGCAACCTTTTCGACCAATCCCAAAGAAGAGCACCTTCAACAGGGACTCGATCGGCTCAGAAACCGATTGCGG GACCAAGACAACTTCTTTCAGTGTGCTGAAGAGAAACTTTCTGAACTGCTCAAAAGTGACGTGTGGAGCTTGGACAGCGCTCCCAGTCTGCCTCCTAAGACTCCAACAACTCCCCAGGAGAGGACAACTGTGCCAAGTTGCGCTGTCACTGATGCTTCCCTTCCGCGGAACACACCTCAGCAGGCAGTCCGAAGCCTCAGATGCTTCACTCCTGTGAGCAGGAACCTTCAGTCCAAGCCTTCTTCTCTAGAGAAAGATCCGAGGAGCTTGAAGAGGAGGAAGGCCGTGGACTACCTATCTTGCATCCCCTCGCCTCCCTCGTTGTTGCACCCCACAGTCCCGTCTGCGTCGCCCTCCGTCAGGAAGACCTTCAACCCTCCTCGGAGAATTGCAACGCCCCAAACTTTAACACCTGTAGATACCCCGACTCGTGTGTCGGTGGGACCGCCTCAGGAAAAGGAGGAGGGGTTTGTGAGAGACCAAGAGCTCGCTATGATTGATACGCAGGCCTTGTTACTGTGA